In the genome of Raphanus sativus cultivar WK10039 chromosome 9, ASM80110v3, whole genome shotgun sequence, the window CGGTGATAAAGAACCTCCGACTCGCTTGTAGGCGAGCTTCAAATATCATAAAACGAGGCTCTTACTCGCCATGCTCAGTTGAGGAACTTGAGCGGTCATTCGAACTTGGGCTGTTTGTATTCACGATGCCGGAGATGGCTGGAGGCAGATGACGAAGTCGACATAGTTAGGGTTTTTTGTTGGTTGTAATGGATCGAGAAGATATGgaagaaagagaaacaaataCAGTTTTCGAGTGGAGTTAATGGATTTCGAGCAGCGCAACCGTCAAGTCGGTCTGTCTTCCTCATTAATGGAAAAGCGAACGAACACACAACGCTATTAAGTCCATAATTTTTGGGCCAGAGATGTGTAAATACTAAATTAGTTAGGTCCAAAATTGAAACCAGTATCGGAGTTAATTAAATATCAGACTAGTGTACAAGGATTTAATGCAAGTaactttataattattttttagtcGTTGGAAAGATGccgtttcttagttattttaaaaattcaatatagCCGTTGCTAGTGATTTTAAACGAATATAGCCATTGTATATGGTTTGGAACAGATAATATCTGTTacgatttttttctatttaagcAGCTGTGCCTCTGTCGTTGTCTAATTGCAACACATCCAATATTTCTTCAAATTCAGGTACAAAGTGACTAATTGCTATATGGCGGATCCTTACTATGCAGAGATGAAGCAGCACAAATGGGATGCTGACTGGCTTTATGCTTGTGCGTATGCCAACTACTGCATTCCAAAGAAATATACTTGCGGTGGAGCTATAACGGTCGAAACTGACGAGAGAGGAAGAAACTACTATGTATGCAAAGTTTTTGAGGTTAGAATGGAGGTTAACCTAATCAATTATTCGAATTTTTTTAGTAAACaaacacataaatatatttttccttcTAGGACGATGGTTTGCACATCCGACATGTCTGCCTtgacgcaatcgaggaagatgTAGATATGTTAAAAAGTCAATATCATGAGGAGGTCTCGCTCCGCCGTAAGCTGTAATATGAGGTTGAGGAAATGCGTAAGGATATCCAAGAGCTTAAGAATTTACTCATGAGGGGTTGCTGATCTAATCTTttctttagtttcaaaattgTGCTGTGTTTTATCTTCTGTTGTTTTATATCTTTTGTAATGTATGTGGGGGTCGTTAATCTCATCAATTGTGTCATGTATGGGGGGTCGTTTTTAATTTGTCGTTTTAATATGATGTTAAGTTACGGTTGAACACTTGGAACGGTTACATCATTACAAAATTCAACGGTTGAATAAAACGAAACGGTGCCTAACTATGTTTATCTTCTTTTCCACAACCATATAAATACAATGAATGGTTGGGTTGTCTATGAACACCTAACAGGAAATGAAGCAAGGAGATTCTACAGTTAGAGAATACAATACATTGTTCCTAAAATCTGGTATGCATGAAAAACACGACGAAGAAACCTTGGTAAGTATGTATCGAGAAGGTTTCGCGACGACATACGAGCAGAGATTGGGTCTCAAGTGTTCTCGACAATTGACGACATAATGCAGGCAGCTTTAGATGTTGAAGAAGGTGAGACCCCGTCTGATACCAATGGCTCTACAACAGAATCTGATGAATCGGGGAACCGCCCCAAGAAGAAAGCCCGAACCGGAGAGGATTTCCTTGACAATGTagacgaagaggaagaagatgaggcCGAAGAGGATGACACCGATGCTGATAACGACAGTGACGAGTCTCTTCCGCAGCCGCTCGGAGGGAGTGATGATGACTCCGATAGTAAGGATGATCTTCAAGAATATAAGGAATACCTAGAGGAACACCACATGACCGATTTAGAGTCAAGTCGAGAATCcaagtaatttaaaatatggcaacacatttatttattttctacaaTATGTTCTACACATTTAGGTATATTTACAATATGTACACCTGTTCTTATTTACCACAAATATAATACACCTGTTGTTAAATATTGTATATTCATGTATAGGATATTCTATGAATCTGTATGCATGTATAGACTTTCATAGCAATCATTTTTGTTAGCACAGTTGTAAACCACAAACAACGTACACATGTTAATAACCACAAATAGCGGACCCCTGTCGCTAGTTACCATATATTGATGCTAATGGGTTATTATACAAATAGGTATGcatatataaacttttatagCAATCATTTTAATTACCAAAAGACATACACCGAGTAAAATACGTACACCGAGTAGACAATATGAGTTGGTGTGCAGAGTTTTAGTTATAAAGTGTCTGTACTTTTACAGTTAGAAAGTGTGAACTTTTCATAGTATACCTTGTGTTGTTTCGCGTTCTAGTTCGTTCTTAGACGATATCCACCGTCAAAATTACTAATTCACAAGATTATGACACATTTGTCCCATAATTAAAGTAATTTCATTAATTAACACCTTTAGATTCAAGTGACTACAAAATATCTTCGTCCAAATGTTTGACGGTGTACACCATGATATCTAAAGAAGAACACACTAAGATTACCACCATAGACGAACTCTTACTGCCAAGTATCAAAGTCCGGATGACCGGTGGATGCCTTAAAGTCGCGTAGGAAAAGACGACCTCTTTTATCCAGAAGCAACTGTTACACATGTCTTTAGCCTTGCTATCCTCAATGTGGTAAAGTACCCAATCCCGTTCCAAAATAGGAGAACAAGGAAAACTGTAAAACATCGGGACGATGATTGATATAAGGACGTGCCTCTTTGTTACGAAGTCCTCGTTATGATTGATATTCCATGTCCCCTCAGAGTTTCTTACTACCTTCCCGATCAAGAATAAAAAGGGAAATAAGATGATAGAAGATTTTGGAAAGAGGTAAACTCGAATAtcgacaaaaaataaaaattcaaggAAGAGTGGAATGAACGAAGATGTAGGTCAACGGGAAAATGGAAATACGTCCAGCCTTCAAAAGTGTATACACAAAATCGTAGCTATCGAAACTATGCAATTAGAAAATTTAGGATTTTTTCGTCTATTTGCTAATGAGCTACAACTCACATAAAATTTCATGGCTTAGGTGGTTTATCTAGCGTACATAGATAGATTTTGCTATCTACACGTATTCTGGTTCTGTTGTAGTTTCAACTTCAGACGAACGTTATGTATTGTTTTCTCTGTTTAATgcttattttttgaaaaagagcatgtttaatgttttttgttaattttgaatatattgaTTTTCGAATTTCATCATCGTATTTCATTCAGCTTATCTTTTATAAATACTTGTCGTTGGCTTCCTAAAAAGTCTGGTTaccagaaaaaaatacatttttcaatATAATTCCGACTGTGTGAATCTCGGTTCTCACCCCAACCCGAATGTAAACTCTGAGAAATTCATATCTATGGTTTCAAAGATATTTCCACGCGTCCTCAAACGTATCATACGAATAAGGATGATTCATTCTGAGACCAACAACATCAGAACTATTTTCTTAGAACTAACAGAAGAAACTGTCAACTCGATTATACAGTTTCCGGTAATTGATTTAcatcagaaaaaaaattgataatatcATAATGTTAGACGCATATTTGAAATGGACTTTTCAAAGGTCCAAGGATCAAATCAAAGTAGTAAAAAAGGATGTCAATCCAATCTTAAGAGATTTCAAATCAATGAGAATGCAAGATCAtagcttaatctaagtgcaatcaagTTTTGAATGATGATATGAACTAGAAATAAAGTGCAATAAAGAAAAAAGCTTTCAATCAATTAAGAACAATATGACTCATGGGACTAGGCATTTGACTTTATGTGATTAAGATCCAATCTAAGGGTGGCAAGCTTTCAATCAAGAGACTTCCTTAAGTTTAGAACACTAAAATAAACAaactctatggtcaagaagaatgttcatttgctttaatcaactagacgTCAAAtgtctttgagcctaaaagacttaagcaatcattaaaaatGAGTCTaataactatctaaactcccttaacatCAAAGGTCTTTGGTAAGGCAAGTTTAAAGCAAGTTCTACTTGgatcagacatttcatcaaacaccttgtgggtgggaaatgcccaGAGCTCTAGACTAAAGAGGTcaactttaatctagcattaagagtAGTAGACAAGCTAGGAAACAAGAGAtataacactaaacaccctagatcttcacttaatcaccctaatcaccctagcccataaatccaaaaggtaactgctcactaatagacatgaataacccaaaacccatggatgattgaaggttaatcatgcttagtggtcaagattAATCAATAAAcacaagagatagagatgaaaagaagctaaagattgagtctttcaccaaaaataacaaatgtgtttagagagaaaacaagataaGATGCATAATTAGGTCTAAAGAGTATTTATAGGAGTTTAAAAACGAGCTGGGTTAACCCAACAAACCTGGGTTAACCCAATAAAAAAGCAGTATTTTCGCCCGTAGCGACTTTGTGTCCCGCTACAGGCTGGTCGCTATTAACTCTTCAACTCTTCAGGATCTGTAGCGAATTGGTATGTCGCTATGATGGTCGCTACGCTTACTCGGCTGGCCTCCTAGCGATATGATCATGTCTCTACGCAGAAGTCGCTACAGACACTTAGTCACTTCTTGTGTTTTGGCTTCTCCTTTCGTAGCGACTTACCATGTCACTAGGCATGTCGCTATGATGGCTCGGGTGGTGTCTTAGCGACTTGGCGAGGTCGCTATGCTGATGTCGCTATGGCACTTCAGCTGGAAAACGATTTGTGCTTTAAACATCACTCTTTTGTCCCCAAAACACTtcaaatgtctccaaagtcaccaatGAAGATCTTTAATACCTGATAAGGACAAATTGATGCAAAAAAAATgatgcaatgcaacctaaatgAACACTAAACATATACAAATGATTAATATAATAACTAGAATGAAAATTAAAACCATGCAAATACACAAGAAGATATcagtattttatataatctaGACAAGCATCTACTATTTTAGTGTTTTGTATACTCATCACTGATTTACATAATGACAGCATAATGTGTGGTTCTTAAAAAAGAGTGTAAATTTTTGTCGCATCCACTATGATTTATTTCAACTTTGTGCCAGGTGTCTCAAGAACAAATCGAAATTTAGATGAATGTCATTTTCGCATATATATTCTGTCGCTTCTTTGCATAATATCGATTCCATTTAATTATTTAGTGCTACTGACCCCAATCACAAAATTTAACTAATGCACACCATT includes:
- the LOC108836332 gene encoding uncharacterized protein LOC108836332, with product MKQGDSTVREYNTLFLKSGMHEKHDEETLAALDVEEGETPSDTNGSTTESDESGNRPKKKARTGEDFLDNVDEEEEDEAEEDDTDADNDSDESLPQPLGGSDDDSDSKDDLQEYKEYLEEHHMTDLESSRESK